The sequence GTGAAGACGACGACGATGTTCCGCAACATAGCCAACCCGCGGCGCACCACCCTGGCTCACCTCAACGACGCCGGCGAGCTCGGCACCGAGGCACTCCAGGCGCCGCAGCACACCGTCGACCTGCCGGCCCAGACCGCCAATCCCCGCCGCACCGTCCTGATGGACGCGCCCGCGCAGGACGTCCCGGCGTAAAGCGTCACCGGATCAGCAGCGGCCCCGCGATAGCCTGGAGTGTCAACTCCGGCCAGTGATCAATTGAGGGGCAGCGGCAACCCGTGCGCATCGCCAGATTCTCCATCGACGGCAACGTCGGCTTCGGCGTCCTCGAAGGCGACGAACTCGACGTCATCAAGGGGCATCCCTTCGCAGAATTCGAGCGCTCGGGCCAGAAGGTCCCCCTCGACAAGGTCCGGCTGCTGCCGCCCGTTCTGCCCAACAAGATCGTGGCGATCGGCCGCAACTACGCCGATCACGCCGCCGAGCTGGGCAACGCCGTCCCGGACGTGCCGGTCACCTTCTTCAAGCCGTCCACCTCGGTGACCGGCCCCGGCGACCCCATCGCGTACCCCTCCTTCTCCCAGGAGGTGCACCACGAGGCGGAGCTCGCCGTCGTGATCGGCCGCATGTGCCGGGAGGTGCCCCGCGAGCGCGCCAAGGACGTCATCCTCGGCTACACCTGCGCCAACGACGTCACCGCACGCGATGTGCAGCAGCGTGAGAAGCAGTGGGCCAGGGCCAAGGGCTTCGACAGCTCCTGCCCGCTCGGCCCCTGGGTCGAGACCGGGCTCACCCCCGAGGACATCGCCGCGGGCCTCGCCGTCCAGTGCACGGTCAACGGCGAACAGCGCCAGCTCGGCCGCACCAGCGACATGGTCCGTCCGGTCGAGGACCTGATCGTCCACATCACCGAGGCGATGACCCTGCTCCCGGGCGACGTCATCCTCACGGG is a genomic window of Streptomyces sp. Edi2 containing:
- a CDS encoding fumarylacetoacetate hydrolase family protein, with protein sequence MRIARFSIDGNVGFGVLEGDELDVIKGHPFAEFERSGQKVPLDKVRLLPPVLPNKIVAIGRNYADHAAELGNAVPDVPVTFFKPSTSVTGPGDPIAYPSFSQEVHHEAELAVVIGRMCREVPRERAKDVILGYTCANDVTARDVQQREKQWARAKGFDSSCPLGPWVETGLTPEDIAAGLAVQCTVNGEQRQLGRTSDMVRPVEDLIVHITEAMTLLPGDVILTGTPAGVGPLNVGDEVAVTIEGIGTLTNKVIKRG